A genomic window from Caballeronia sp. SBC1 includes:
- the alr gene encoding alanine racemase, which yields MPRPISATIHTAALANNLAVARRHAPKSKIWAVVKANAYGHGVARAFPGLRATDGFGLLDLEEAVKLRELGWAGPILLLEGFFRPTDIDVIDRYSLTTAVHCDEQLRMLEMARLSKPVNIQLKMNSGMNRLGYTPERFRAAWERARAVQGVGQITLMTHFSDADGPRGIGHQLEAFERGAEGIAGARSLANSAATLWHAASHFDWVRPGIILYGASPSGKTADIATTGLRPAMTLVSELIGVQTVPAGHSIGYGSVFSATGPMRIGVVACGYADGYPRCAPEGTPVIVDGVLTRVVGRVSMDMLTVDLTPIPTAGIGAPVELWGTKLPIDDVAAACGTIGYELMCAVAPRVPMRAE from the coding sequence ATGCCGCGCCCCATATCCGCCACGATCCACACCGCAGCACTCGCCAACAATCTCGCCGTCGCACGCCGTCATGCGCCGAAATCCAAGATATGGGCCGTGGTCAAGGCCAATGCGTATGGTCACGGTGTGGCGCGAGCGTTCCCCGGATTGCGCGCGACTGACGGGTTCGGTCTGCTTGACCTCGAAGAAGCGGTTAAGTTGCGCGAGTTGGGCTGGGCCGGTCCCATTCTGCTGCTGGAGGGTTTTTTCCGTCCGACAGATATCGACGTGATTGATCGATACAGCCTGACCACGGCAGTGCATTGCGATGAACAGTTGCGGATGCTGGAAATGGCGCGGCTGTCGAAGCCGGTCAATATCCAGTTGAAAATGAACAGCGGCATGAACCGGCTCGGTTATACGCCGGAGCGTTTCCGGGCAGCGTGGGAACGGGCGCGGGCCGTGCAGGGCGTCGGCCAGATTACGCTGATGACGCATTTCTCCGATGCCGACGGTCCGCGCGGCATCGGTCATCAACTCGAAGCGTTCGAACGCGGCGCTGAAGGCATTGCGGGCGCGCGCAGCCTCGCCAACTCCGCGGCCACGCTGTGGCATGCGGCTTCGCATTTCGACTGGGTGCGGCCCGGCATCATCTTGTACGGCGCTTCGCCGTCGGGCAAAACGGCCGATATCGCCACGACCGGATTGCGTCCGGCCATGACGCTCGTGTCCGAGTTGATCGGAGTGCAGACAGTGCCGGCGGGGCACTCGATCGGCTACGGTTCGGTGTTCTCGGCCACAGGTCCTATGCGGATCGGCGTAGTGGCGTGCGGTTATGCGGACGGTTATCCTCGATGTGCGCCCGAAGGTACGCCAGTTATCGTTGACGGCGTGCTGACGCGGGTTGTCGGCCGTGTCTCCATGGACATGCTGACTGTGGACCTGACTCCGATCCCAACTGCTGGGATCGGAGCGCCCGTGGAGTTGTGGGGCACGAAACTGCCGATCGACGACGTCGCGGCTGCGTGCGGCACGATCGGGTATGAGTTGATGTGCGCAGTCGCGCCGCGCGTGCCGATGCGGGCGGAATAG
- the radA gene encoding DNA repair protein RadA, whose product MAKVAKVKTLYVCSDCGGQAPKWQGQCPACGAWNTLVESVAESPSAHRFQALAKTSPVQRLSEIEASDVPRFTTGIGEFDRVLGGGLVAGGVVLIGGDPGIGKSTLLLQSLAEIARERPALYISGEESGAQIALRAQRLGLLGDSGHAAPDLRLLAEIQLERIQATIDTERPEVAVIDSIQTVYSEALTSAPGSVAQVRECAAQLTRIAKQTGTAIIMVGHVTKEGNLAGPRVLEHIVDTVLYFEGDTHSSFRLVRAFKNRFGAVNELGVFAMTERGLRGVANPSALFLSQHEQSVPGSCVLVTQEGSRPLLVEVQALVDTAHVPNPRRLAVGLEQNRLALLLAVLHRHAGIACFDQDVFLNAVGGVKITEPAADLAVLLAIHSSMRNKALPKGLIVFGEVGLAGEIRPSPRGQDRLKEAAKLGFSIALIPKANAPKQPIEGLEVIAVDRIEEAIDRVRSLA is encoded by the coding sequence GTGGCGAAAGTAGCGAAGGTCAAGACACTATACGTATGCAGTGACTGCGGCGGTCAGGCGCCAAAATGGCAGGGTCAATGTCCCGCATGCGGAGCGTGGAACACGCTGGTCGAGTCGGTGGCGGAATCGCCCTCGGCGCATCGCTTTCAAGCACTCGCGAAGACCTCTCCGGTGCAGCGCTTGTCCGAGATCGAAGCGTCGGACGTGCCGCGCTTTACCACGGGCATTGGTGAATTCGACCGCGTGCTGGGCGGCGGTCTGGTGGCCGGCGGCGTGGTGCTGATCGGCGGCGACCCGGGCATTGGAAAATCCACGCTGCTGCTGCAATCGCTGGCGGAGATCGCCCGTGAGCGACCCGCGCTTTATATCAGCGGCGAAGAGTCCGGCGCGCAGATCGCGTTGCGCGCGCAGCGGCTAGGCCTGCTCGGCGATTCCGGCCACGCAGCGCCCGACTTGCGCTTGCTCGCGGAAATCCAGCTCGAGCGAATCCAGGCAACTATTGATACAGAACGGCCTGAAGTTGCGGTCATCGATTCAATCCAGACCGTTTATTCCGAAGCGCTGACTTCTGCGCCAGGATCGGTTGCGCAGGTGCGCGAATGCGCGGCGCAACTCACGCGGATCGCAAAGCAGACGGGCACGGCCATCATCATGGTCGGGCACGTGACGAAGGAAGGCAATCTCGCGGGACCGCGCGTGCTCGAACACATCGTGGACACGGTGCTGTACTTCGAGGGCGATACCCACTCATCGTTCCGGCTCGTGCGCGCGTTCAAGAACCGTTTCGGCGCGGTGAACGAGCTTGGCGTATTCGCGATGACCGAGCGCGGTTTGCGTGGCGTGGCGAATCCGTCGGCGCTGTTTTTATCGCAGCATGAGCAGAGCGTGCCGGGCTCGTGCGTGCTGGTGACGCAGGAAGGTTCGCGGCCGTTATTGGTGGAGGTGCAGGCGCTTGTCGATACCGCGCATGTCCCGAATCCGCGCCGTCTCGCCGTAGGGCTGGAGCAGAACCGGCTCGCATTGCTGCTGGCCGTGTTGCATAGGCATGCGGGCATTGCGTGCTTCGATCAGGATGTATTCCTGAACGCGGTGGGCGGCGTGAAGATCACGGAACCCGCGGCCGATCTGGCTGTATTGCTCGCAATCCATTCGTCAATGCGTAACAAGGCGTTGCCCAAGGGTCTGATCGTGTTCGGCGAAGTAGGGCTGGCGGGTGAAATCAGGCCGTCGCCACGCGGCCAGGATCGCTTGAAGGAGGCCGCGAAACTGGGCTTTTCGATCGCGCTGATTCCAAAGGCGAATGCGCCGAAACAGCCTATCGAGGGACTGGAAGTGATTGCAGTCGATCGGATTGAAGAGGCGATCGATCGCGTGCGTTCGCTGGCCTGA
- a CDS encoding DUF2866 domain-containing protein: MKHADQTLSRPSFHLRGCRVSAPIQQPWGGGCRIVEWIDAEGQISRRVVAEDVTEDEVVATIRCHVKGRKHVLVDDEGMPRQTLPRR, encoded by the coding sequence TTGAAACACGCAGATCAAACTTTGTCTCGCCCTTCATTCCATCTGCGCGGCTGCCGAGTGTCCGCGCCCATTCAGCAGCCATGGGGCGGCGGGTGTCGGATCGTCGAGTGGATCGACGCTGAAGGGCAGATATCGCGTCGCGTAGTGGCCGAAGACGTGACCGAAGATGAGGTAGTGGCGACCATTCGGTGCCACGTGAAGGGACGCAAACACGTCCTGGTGGACGACGAAGGAATGCCGCGGCAAACGCTGCCCCGGCGCTAG
- a CDS encoding ATP-binding cassette domain-containing protein: MIRFNQFSLARGTKPLFEQTTFALNPGEKAGLIGANGAGKTTLFSVLRGDLHSDGGDFSMPPSWQIAHVAQETPAVDRTALDYTLDGDTQLRRIEARIAAASAAHDGAAEADAHAAFADADGYTAPARAETLLIGLGFTLAQTKEPVTSFSGGWRMRLNLAQALMCRSDLLLLDEPTNHLDLDAIIWLEDWLHRYPGTLIVISHDREFLDSVCNVTLHLENRQIKRYGGNYSQFEILRAQQIALQQSAYVKQQKTVEHLQSFINRFKAQATKAKQAQSRVKALERMEIIAPAHASSPFTFEFRAPDASPNPMMVMETVRCGYRTDAGEVPIVEGVTLSIQSGQRIGLLGANGQGKSTLIKTLAGTLEALSGTVREGKGLRIGYFAQHQLETLRPQDSALEHVARLAPDTREQELRDFLGGFNFSGEMATAKIAPFSGGEKARLALALIIWQKPNLLLLDEPTNHLDLETRHALTMALAQFEGTLILVSHDRHLLRATTDNFMLVAKHRLQPFDGDLDDYRDWLLQHAAEQRAAVKDMGSNGSTDDSLESGQNRKEQRRLEAQERQKLSHLKKPLQSRISKIEKEMDKLNAEKAQLDIFVADSASYEPAMKTKLTESIRRQADVNGQLEALEAQWLEAHEELEQIG; this comes from the coding sequence GTGATTCGTTTCAACCAGTTCAGCCTTGCCCGCGGCACCAAACCGCTCTTCGAACAGACCACGTTCGCGCTCAATCCTGGCGAAAAGGCGGGGCTCATCGGCGCTAACGGGGCGGGCAAAACCACGCTCTTCTCCGTGCTGCGCGGCGATCTGCACTCCGACGGCGGCGATTTCTCGATGCCGCCATCGTGGCAAATCGCGCACGTCGCGCAGGAAACGCCCGCCGTGGACCGCACCGCGCTCGACTACACGCTTGACGGCGACACGCAATTGCGGCGCATTGAAGCCCGGATTGCGGCGGCATCGGCGGCTCACGATGGCGCCGCTGAAGCTGACGCGCACGCCGCTTTCGCCGACGCAGACGGTTACACCGCGCCCGCCCGCGCCGAAACCCTGTTGATCGGCCTGGGCTTCACGCTCGCGCAAACAAAGGAGCCGGTGACAAGCTTCTCCGGCGGCTGGCGCATGCGCCTGAACCTGGCGCAAGCGCTGATGTGCCGCTCGGACCTGCTGTTGCTGGACGAACCCACGAACCACCTGGATCTCGACGCGATCATCTGGCTGGAAGACTGGCTGCATCGCTATCCGGGAACGCTGATCGTGATCTCGCACGATCGCGAGTTCCTGGATTCCGTCTGTAACGTGACGCTGCATCTGGAGAACCGGCAGATCAAGCGTTACGGCGGCAATTACAGCCAGTTCGAAATCCTGCGCGCGCAGCAAATTGCGTTGCAACAGAGCGCGTATGTGAAGCAGCAAAAGACAGTGGAGCATCTGCAAAGCTTCATCAACCGGTTCAAGGCGCAGGCGACCAAGGCCAAGCAGGCGCAAAGCCGCGTGAAGGCGCTGGAGCGCATGGAGATCATCGCGCCGGCGCATGCTTCTTCGCCATTCACGTTCGAGTTTCGCGCACCCGATGCCTCGCCGAACCCGATGATGGTGATGGAGACCGTGCGCTGCGGGTATAGAACGGACGCGGGTGAAGTGCCGATCGTGGAAGGCGTGACGCTGTCCATTCAGAGCGGTCAGCGAATCGGCTTACTGGGCGCGAACGGTCAGGGGAAATCGACGCTCATCAAGACGCTGGCCGGCACGCTTGAAGCGTTGAGCGGCACAGTGCGCGAGGGCAAGGGCTTGAGGATCGGCTATTTCGCGCAGCATCAGCTCGAAACGCTGCGTCCCCAAGACTCCGCGCTAGAGCATGTTGCGCGCCTCGCGCCCGATACACGCGAACAGGAATTACGCGATTTCCTCGGCGGCTTCAATTTTTCCGGCGAAATGGCGACCGCAAAGATCGCGCCGTTTTCCGGGGGAGAAAAGGCCCGGCTCGCGCTTGCGCTGATCATCTGGCAAAAGCCCAACTTGCTGCTGCTCGACGAACCGACGAACCATCTGGATCTCGAAACGCGTCACGCGCTGACCATGGCGCTCGCGCAGTTCGAAGGCACATTGATCCTGGTGTCGCACGATCGCCATTTGCTGCGTGCGACCACGGATAATTTCATGCTCGTGGCCAAACATCGGCTACAGCCGTTCGACGGCGATCTCGACGACTATCGCGACTGGCTGCTGCAACATGCGGCCGAGCAGCGGGCGGCGGTCAAGGATATGGGCAGCAATGGTTCAACAGACGATTCGCTGGAATCTGGGCAGAACCGCAAGGAGCAGCGTCGCCTAGAGGCACAAGAGCGGCAGAAACTCTCGCATTTGAAAAAGCCGCTGCAATCGCGGATTTCGAAGATCGAGAAGGAGATGGACAAGCTGAATGCCGAGAAAGCGCAGCTCGATATTTTCGTGGCAGATTCGGCCAGTTACGAACCTGCCATGAAGACGAAACTCACGGAATCGATTCGCCGTCAGGCCGATGTGAACGGTCAGCTAGAAGCACTCGAAGCGCAATGGCTCGAGGCGCATGAAGAACTGGAGCAGATTGGCTGA
- a CDS encoding glutathione peroxidase — protein sequence MNPIYSFSAETLGGETVSMDSYQGKVLLIVNTASECGFTPQYKGLQELYERYADRGFAVLGFPCNQFGKQEPGNAAQIGSFCEQNYGVTFPMFAKIDVNGANAHPLFRYLTEEAPGVLGTEGIKWNFTKFLVDKEGNVVTRFGSVTKPDALSSDIEKLL from the coding sequence ATGAACCCTATCTACTCGTTTTCGGCGGAAACCCTCGGCGGCGAGACCGTCAGCATGGACAGTTATCAGGGCAAGGTGCTGTTGATCGTGAACACTGCAAGCGAGTGCGGATTCACGCCGCAGTACAAGGGTCTGCAGGAGCTATACGAACGTTACGCGGATCGCGGGTTTGCGGTGCTGGGCTTCCCGTGCAACCAGTTCGGCAAGCAGGAACCAGGCAATGCCGCTCAAATTGGCAGCTTTTGCGAGCAGAACTACGGCGTCACGTTCCCTATGTTTGCAAAGATCGACGTGAACGGGGCGAATGCGCATCCGCTATTCCGCTATCTGACCGAGGAAGCGCCGGGCGTGCTGGGGACCGAAGGTATCAAGTGGAACTTCACGAAGTTCCTGGTAGACAAGGAAGGCAACGTGGTCACCCGGTTCGGCTCGGTGACGAAGCCGGATGCGCTTTCCAGCGATATCGAAAAGCTGCTCTGA
- a CDS encoding FadR/GntR family transcriptional regulator, with the protein MTKLHEAIVVHLVDAIVSGGYPVGSSLPNEMELAAAYGVSRTAAREAMQKLASLGLIESRRRKGATVLARGSWKLLDASVLSAAVLRVQDVSFFQALVEARLLIEPRAAELAAARASERDLVRIEASLNAMASEADGTRGAGWAAADVAFHSGIIDAAGNWVFTQLIGTVRAALDAGIRLTGKQALSAQASLEQHREVLDAIRSRQPAEAHAAMTRLLLATQRDFNALEKGAVHAAVDSGDRATCQADSQDHDIG; encoded by the coding sequence ATGACGAAGCTGCATGAGGCGATTGTTGTCCATCTGGTCGACGCGATTGTCTCGGGCGGTTACCCGGTCGGCTCGTCCTTGCCGAACGAAATGGAACTCGCCGCCGCGTACGGCGTAAGCCGTACAGCGGCGCGCGAGGCGATGCAGAAGCTCGCTTCACTCGGCCTGATCGAGAGCCGGCGACGCAAGGGCGCAACCGTTCTCGCGCGCGGGTCGTGGAAGTTACTGGACGCGTCGGTTTTGAGCGCGGCGGTCTTGCGCGTACAGGACGTGTCGTTTTTCCAGGCACTGGTCGAAGCGCGTCTGTTGATCGAACCGCGTGCCGCCGAACTTGCTGCGGCAAGGGCGTCCGAGCGTGATCTTGTACGTATAGAAGCTTCGCTGAACGCCATGGCCAGCGAGGCGGACGGCACGCGCGGCGCGGGCTGGGCGGCGGCAGATGTCGCTTTTCACTCGGGCATTATCGATGCGGCGGGGAATTGGGTCTTCACGCAACTGATCGGCACCGTCCGGGCCGCGCTGGACGCAGGCATTCGCCTGACCGGCAAGCAGGCGCTGTCCGCGCAGGCATCGCTGGAACAGCATCGAGAGGTGCTCGATGCAATCCGGAGCCGTCAGCCCGCAGAGGCACACGCTGCAATGACGCGGCTGCTGCTTGCCACCCAACGTGACTTCAATGCGTTGGAGAAGGGCGCTGTCCATGCCGCGGTTGACAGCGGCGATCGGGCGACCTGCCAGGCGGACTCACAGGACCATGACATTGGATGA
- a CDS encoding IlvD/Edd family dehydratase, whose product MRKLRSQQWFGTHGKDGFIHRSWMKNQGIPHDNFDGRPVIGICNTWSELTPCNAHFRELAEYVKRGVREAGGLPLEFPVMSLGESNLRPTAMLFRNLASMDVEESIRGNPLDGVILLVGCDKTTPALLMGAASCNLPALAVSGGPMLNGRYRGKPIGSGTGVWQMSEEVRAGTMTQEEFTEAESCMNRSRGHCMTMGTASTMASMVEALGMGLPHNAAIPAVDARRQVLAHMAGRRIVDMVHEDLTMDRILTREAFENAIRTNAAIGGSTNAVVHLIALAKRIGVPLTLDDWELGSDVPCLVNLQPSGEYLMEDFYYAGGLPAVLKQLGEQGLLHKDALTVNGKTIWDNVSSARNDDEKVITLFDTPFKPKAGIAVLRGNLAPNGAVIKPSAATQHLLKHRGRAVVFETVEELHAKVDDETLDIDEHCVMVLKGAGPKGYPGFAEVGNMPLPKKVLQKGITDMVRISDGRMSGTAYGTVVLHVSPEAAAGGPLALVQTGDMIELDVEARRLHLEVSDDELERRRALWSKPASPLRGYVKLYVDHVLQADQGADLDFLVGASGAPVPRDSH is encoded by the coding sequence ATGCGCAAACTTCGCTCGCAACAATGGTTCGGTACCCACGGCAAAGATGGTTTCATTCATCGCTCGTGGATGAAAAATCAGGGCATTCCCCACGACAATTTCGATGGCCGTCCGGTGATCGGCATCTGCAACACCTGGTCGGAACTGACGCCTTGCAACGCCCATTTTCGCGAGCTGGCCGAATACGTGAAACGTGGTGTTCGCGAGGCGGGCGGACTGCCGCTCGAATTCCCTGTGATGTCCCTCGGCGAGTCGAACCTGAGACCGACCGCCATGCTGTTTCGCAATCTCGCGTCCATGGATGTTGAGGAATCAATTCGCGGCAACCCGCTTGACGGCGTGATCCTGCTTGTCGGCTGCGACAAGACCACGCCTGCGTTGCTGATGGGCGCGGCATCGTGCAACCTGCCCGCGCTCGCCGTGTCTGGCGGACCGATGTTGAACGGCCGGTATCGCGGCAAGCCAATCGGATCGGGCACCGGAGTTTGGCAGATGTCGGAGGAAGTGCGGGCGGGCACGATGACGCAAGAGGAATTCACTGAAGCCGAGTCGTGCATGAACCGTTCACGAGGACATTGCATGACGATGGGCACGGCCTCTACCATGGCGTCGATGGTCGAAGCGCTCGGCATGGGCTTACCGCATAACGCGGCCATTCCCGCCGTCGATGCACGGCGTCAGGTACTCGCGCATATGGCAGGCCGGCGTATTGTCGACATGGTGCACGAAGACCTCACAATGGACCGTATTCTCACGCGCGAAGCCTTCGAGAACGCAATCCGTACCAATGCGGCGATTGGCGGATCGACGAACGCGGTGGTGCATCTGATCGCACTCGCCAAGCGCATTGGCGTGCCGTTGACGCTCGACGATTGGGAGCTGGGTTCGGACGTGCCGTGCCTCGTGAACCTCCAGCCATCGGGCGAATATCTGATGGAGGACTTCTACTACGCCGGCGGCTTGCCAGCCGTGTTGAAGCAGCTTGGCGAACAGGGTTTGCTGCACAAGGACGCGCTGACCGTGAACGGCAAGACGATCTGGGACAACGTGTCCAGCGCCCGCAATGACGACGAGAAGGTCATCACGCTGTTTGACACGCCATTCAAGCCGAAGGCCGGTATCGCCGTGCTGAGGGGAAATCTCGCGCCGAACGGCGCCGTGATCAAACCATCGGCGGCAACACAACATTTGCTCAAACATCGCGGCCGCGCGGTCGTGTTCGAAACCGTGGAGGAGTTGCACGCGAAAGTGGACGACGAAACGCTCGATATCGACGAGCACTGCGTCATGGTGTTAAAGGGTGCGGGGCCGAAGGGCTATCCGGGGTTCGCCGAAGTCGGCAACATGCCGCTGCCGAAAAAAGTGCTGCAAAAGGGCATTACGGACATGGTTCGCATCTCGGATGGCCGGATGAGCGGCACCGCGTACGGCACGGTCGTGTTGCATGTGTCGCCTGAAGCGGCAGCGGGCGGTCCGCTCGCGCTCGTGCAGACCGGCGACATGATCGAACTCGATGTCGAGGCGCGCCGCCTGCATCTCGAAGTATCCGATGATGAACTCGAGCGCCGGCGTGCTTTGTGGTCCAAGCCGGCGTCGCCACTGCGCGGTTATGTGAAGCTCTATGTCGATCACGTGCTGCAGGCGGACCAGGGCGCGGACCTCGATTTCCTGGTCGGCGCGAGCGGCGCACCCGTGCCGCGCGATTCTCACTGA
- a CDS encoding dihydrodipicolinate synthase family protein: MTLKNDYSPAGIWPVLYAYFDEHNQLDREAMRVQVERTIAAGAPGIVILGLATEVQRLSRTERELLVNWAREDIGSRVPLAVTVTGDTILEQTEFGNWAVAHGAQWLILQPPSTRTEQERFYFDFFAGVMNGLADAAGAGIQNAPEYLGVGLSPEALAELAQQCPNFRWLKGEGAATVLRTTIGCLAAAGSTMPVFNGRGGQELLDNLRAGCAGMIVAPDSFDHQIEIYREFAHDPTTAQRHYEDVLPAIVFVMQSLDALTCYGKRIAAWRMGFEVRHDRGIVPSAFGLECARRFADSLGPYAG; the protein is encoded by the coding sequence ATGACTTTGAAGAATGACTATTCGCCCGCCGGCATCTGGCCGGTCCTCTACGCCTATTTCGATGAACACAACCAGCTTGATCGTGAGGCCATGCGTGTGCAGGTCGAGCGGACCATTGCTGCGGGTGCCCCTGGCATCGTGATACTTGGTCTTGCAACCGAGGTGCAGCGGTTGTCGCGCACTGAGCGTGAGCTGCTTGTGAACTGGGCGCGCGAGGACATTGGATCTCGCGTACCGTTGGCGGTTACCGTCACCGGCGACACAATCCTGGAGCAGACCGAATTCGGCAACTGGGCTGTGGCGCACGGTGCGCAATGGCTGATCTTGCAACCGCCCTCAACGCGCACTGAGCAAGAACGCTTCTACTTCGATTTCTTCGCCGGCGTAATGAACGGTTTGGCCGACGCGGCCGGTGCGGGCATTCAAAACGCACCCGAGTATCTGGGTGTCGGCTTGTCGCCGGAAGCGCTCGCCGAACTAGCGCAGCAATGTCCGAACTTCCGCTGGCTGAAAGGCGAGGGCGCGGCGACGGTATTGCGTACGACCATCGGCTGCCTGGCTGCGGCCGGCAGCACAATGCCTGTGTTTAACGGACGCGGCGGCCAGGAGTTGCTCGACAACCTGCGCGCCGGCTGCGCTGGCATGATCGTCGCGCCGGATAGCTTCGATCATCAGATCGAAATCTATCGGGAATTCGCGCACGATCCGACCACGGCGCAGCGGCATTATGAGGACGTGCTGCCGGCGATTGTTTTCGTGATGCAGTCGCTCGATGCGCTCACCTGTTATGGCAAGCGCATCGCGGCATGGCGAATGGGGTTTGAGGTCAGGCACGATCGCGGGATTGTGCCGAGTGCATTCGGTCTGGAGTGTGCACGGCGATTCGCCGATAGCCTCGGGCCTTACGCGGGTTAA